A portion of the Thiohalorhabdus denitrificans genome contains these proteins:
- a CDS encoding potassium channel family protein, which produces MQEVIFLLFRRMRAPLLVLILAYAVAIIGLVLVPGQDDQGNPWRMDFFHAFYVVTYTSPTIGFGEIPYEFTAAQRLWMMFAIYATVFAWLYAIGSLLAILQDPAFRRVVSISNFRRGVRRISEPFYIVCGYGEGGSLLVRALTDEGIKPVVVDRDQGRIDMLKVEGLAREVPGIQADASDPEVLVMAGLRRRECAGVIAVSRLEQDNLSTAIAAKLLAPRVTVICRARYRDTEANLASFGTDRIINPFERFADRFALALRAPAMYLLYAWLTGIEHQPVARPLVPPRGTWVLCGFGRFGKALRERLHREGQHVVVVEARPRETGAAVGTVAGRGTEAETLERAEIRQADGIIAGTDNDPDNLSIILTARQLNPNLFTVARQNRDSNRAIFEAADLDLTVNPSTILTREVLGVINTPLLARFLERAVEQDEDWANVLISRISAVTGEDLPETWTLDILPDTAPAVLEAIAEGERLCLRHLLTDFRQREEWLPAIPLLLCRGATEWLLPGLDTALHPGDRILFCGRGAVGGYMEWILTDQKVLAYVATGKDRPGGWLWQWLEQRREARGGQP; this is translated from the coding sequence GTGCAGGAGGTAATCTTCCTCCTCTTCCGCCGCATGCGGGCGCCCCTGCTGGTGCTCATCCTCGCCTACGCGGTGGCCATCATCGGTCTGGTGCTGGTCCCGGGGCAGGACGACCAGGGCAACCCGTGGCGCATGGACTTCTTCCACGCCTTCTACGTAGTGACCTATACCAGCCCCACCATCGGCTTCGGCGAGATCCCCTACGAGTTCACCGCTGCCCAGCGGCTGTGGATGATGTTCGCCATCTACGCCACGGTGTTCGCCTGGCTGTACGCCATCGGCTCGTTGCTGGCCATCCTCCAGGACCCCGCCTTCCGCCGGGTAGTGAGCATCAGCAACTTCCGGCGCGGCGTGCGGCGCATCTCCGAGCCCTTCTACATCGTCTGCGGCTACGGTGAGGGGGGCAGCCTGCTGGTGCGCGCCCTCACCGACGAGGGCATCAAGCCCGTGGTGGTGGACCGGGACCAAGGGCGCATCGACATGCTCAAAGTGGAGGGCCTGGCCCGCGAGGTGCCGGGGATCCAGGCGGACGCCAGCGACCCCGAGGTGCTGGTAATGGCCGGCCTGAGGCGGCGCGAGTGCGCCGGAGTCATCGCCGTGAGCCGCCTGGAGCAGGACAACCTGTCCACCGCCATCGCCGCCAAGCTCCTGGCGCCGCGGGTAACAGTGATCTGCCGGGCCCGCTACCGCGACACCGAGGCCAACCTGGCCTCCTTCGGCACGGACCGCATCATCAACCCCTTCGAGCGGTTCGCCGACCGCTTCGCCCTGGCCCTGCGCGCGCCGGCCATGTACCTGCTCTACGCCTGGCTCACCGGCATCGAGCACCAGCCGGTGGCACGACCCCTGGTGCCGCCGCGCGGCACCTGGGTGCTCTGCGGCTTCGGCCGCTTCGGCAAGGCCCTGCGGGAACGGCTCCACCGGGAGGGGCAGCACGTGGTGGTGGTGGAGGCCCGCCCCCGCGAGACGGGGGCCGCCGTGGGCACCGTGGCAGGCCGGGGGACCGAGGCCGAGACCCTGGAACGGGCGGAGATCCGCCAGGCCGACGGCATCATCGCCGGCACCGACAACGACCCCGACAACCTCTCCATCATCCTCACCGCCCGGCAGCTGAACCCGAACCTGTTCACCGTGGCCCGCCAGAACCGGGACTCCAACCGCGCCATCTTCGAGGCCGCGGACCTCGACCTGACCGTCAACCCCAGCACCATCCTCACCCGCGAGGTGCTGGGGGTGATCAACACGCCGCTGCTGGCCCGGTTCCTGGAACGAGCGGTGGAGCAGGACGAGGACTGGGCCAACGTGCTGATCAGCCGCATCAGCGCCGTGACCGGGGAAGACCTACCAGAGACATGGACCCTGGACATACTACCCGACACGGCCCCGGCGGTCCTGGAGGCCATCGCCGAGGGGGAGCGGTTGTGCCTGCGCCATCTCCTCACCGACTTCCGGCAGCGGGAGGAATGGCTACCCGCCATCCCTCTCCTGCTGTGCCGCGGGGCGACCGAGTGGCTACTTCCCGGGCTGGACACCGCCCTGCACCCCGGGGACCGCATCCTGTTCTGCGGGCGGGGGGCCGTGGGCGGCTACATGGAGTGGATCCTCACCGACCAGAAGGTGCTGGCCTACGTGGCCACCGGCAAGGACCGGCCCGGGGGCTGGCTGTGGCAGTGGCTGGAGCAGCGGCGCGAGGCGCGGGGCGGGCAGCCCTAG